The following coding sequences lie in one Thermus antranikianii DSM 12462 genomic window:
- a CDS encoding glutathione ABC transporter substrate-binding protein, whose product MRKGLLVLALLALAPASAQRLVVAQGTDPITLDAPLAQDSPSATVVTHISETLFELTPEGRIVPLLAEGHSFADGGRTLVIRLKRGITFHDGTPFNAEAVKFNLERFVSRELASPFAFLLSELERVEVVDTYTVRLRLKNPFAPILAHLTHSSTAMQSPAAIQRLGAQYRDNPVGTGPYRFQAWQKGQFVDLVRNENYWGEKPPIPQVRFIPVPEGTTRVALVETGQAHVAVRIPPQDIARLQANRAIEVVRTPSLRTIYIYFNTQRPPFNDARVRQALNYAVNKEEILQFVLGGIGRISDAPIAPGIFGYAPVGRYEYNPQRAQELLRQAGITLPLRVTLHCPTGRYFQDIQVCEAIQGQLRRVGVEASIQTLEWGAYLQETQRPLRENRIQMAMLGWGTVTGDADYGLYPLFHSSQWAPGFNRAFYRNPRVDQLLAQARISTLPQGRQQLYREAMTQIWQDAPWLFLHSELQVTAIRQEVQGFIVHPTERYLAYKARFR is encoded by the coding sequence ATGAGAAAAGGTCTTTTGGTCCTCGCCTTGTTGGCGTTGGCCCCTGCTTCCGCCCAGCGCTTGGTGGTGGCTCAGGGCACCGACCCCATAACCTTGGACGCCCCTTTGGCCCAGGACTCCCCCTCAGCCACCGTGGTCACCCACATCAGCGAGACCCTGTTTGAGCTCACCCCTGAGGGCCGGATTGTACCCCTTCTAGCAGAAGGACACAGCTTCGCCGACGGAGGACGCACCTTGGTGATCCGCCTTAAGCGGGGCATCACCTTCCACGACGGCACCCCGTTCAACGCCGAGGCGGTGAAGTTCAACCTGGAGCGCTTCGTTTCCCGGGAGCTAGCCAGCCCCTTCGCCTTCCTGCTCTCCGAGCTGGAACGGGTAGAGGTGGTGGACACCTACACCGTCCGCCTCCGCCTTAAAAACCCCTTTGCCCCCATCCTGGCCCACCTAACCCATAGCTCCACTGCCATGCAAAGTCCCGCGGCCATCCAACGCCTAGGGGCCCAGTATCGGGACAACCCCGTGGGTACGGGTCCCTACCGCTTCCAGGCCTGGCAGAAGGGGCAGTTCGTGGACCTGGTACGTAACGAAAACTACTGGGGAGAAAAGCCTCCCATTCCTCAGGTACGCTTCATCCCCGTACCCGAGGGTACCACCCGGGTGGCCTTGGTGGAAACGGGCCAAGCCCATGTGGCGGTACGCATTCCGCCCCAGGACATCGCCCGCCTCCAGGCCAACCGGGCCATCGAGGTGGTGCGCACGCCAAGCCTACGCACCATCTACATCTACTTCAACACCCAGCGTCCCCCCTTCAACGACGCCCGGGTGCGCCAGGCTCTAAACTATGCGGTGAACAAGGAGGAGATCCTCCAGTTCGTCCTAGGCGGGATTGGCCGGATATCCGACGCCCCCATTGCCCCCGGCATCTTCGGTTATGCCCCTGTGGGCCGCTATGAGTACAACCCCCAGCGGGCCCAGGAGCTTCTGCGCCAAGCAGGGATCACCCTGCCCCTCAGGGTCACCCTCCATTGCCCCACGGGGCGCTACTTCCAGGACATCCAGGTGTGTGAGGCCATCCAAGGACAGCTCAGGCGGGTAGGAGTGGAAGCCTCCATCCAAACCCTGGAGTGGGGAGCCTACCTCCAGGAAACCCAGCGCCCCCTAAGGGAAAACCGCATCCAGATGGCCATGCTGGGCTGGGGTACGGTAACGGGGGATGCGGATTATGGGCTTTACCCCCTCTTCCACTCTAGTCAATGGGCCCCCGGTTTCAACCGCGCCTTCTACCGGAACCCAAGGGTGGACCAGCTCCTGGCCCAAGCCCGCATCTCCACCCTTCCCCAGGGAAGGCAACAGCTCTACCGGGAAGCCATGACCCAGATCTGGCAGGATGCTCCCTGGCTCTTCCTCCACTCCGAGCTCCAGGTCACGGCCATCCGGCAGGAGGTCCAGGGCTTCATCGTCCACCCCACGGAGCGTTACCTGGCGTACAAGGCCCGGTTCCGCTGA
- the nikB gene encoding nickel ABC transporter permease encodes MVTYALRRLLIAIPTLFGVVLLVFLMVRLAPGDPAVLLAGEFATPETLEAIRARYGLDRPLPEQFLIYLEALLRGDLGESARSRRPVLEELQTYFPNTVELASAAILVALLTGIPLGILAALRPGSGLDLGVMILALIGVSMPVFWFGLLAILIFSVELGWFPVAGKGTLAHLVLPAITLGVNATALLARMTRGALLEVLSQDYIRTARAKGLAERVVIFKHALRNALIPVVTVAGLEFGSLLAGAVITETIFAWPGLGQLLVGSILARDYPVVQGAVLLVATTFILVNLLVDLLYAWIDPRVRYD; translated from the coding sequence ATGGTAACCTACGCCCTAAGGCGCCTTCTCATTGCTATCCCTACCCTCTTCGGAGTGGTTCTTCTGGTCTTCCTCATGGTGCGCCTGGCCCCAGGGGACCCAGCGGTGCTCTTGGCAGGGGAGTTCGCCACCCCTGAAACCCTGGAGGCAATCCGGGCCCGTTATGGCCTGGACCGCCCGCTTCCCGAACAGTTCCTCATTTACCTGGAAGCCCTCCTCCGAGGGGACCTTGGGGAATCCGCCCGAAGCCGCCGGCCCGTCCTTGAAGAGCTCCAAACCTACTTCCCCAACACGGTGGAGCTGGCTAGCGCCGCCATCCTGGTGGCCCTTCTCACCGGCATTCCCCTGGGCATCCTGGCTGCCCTCAGACCGGGAAGCGGGTTGGACCTCGGGGTCATGATCCTGGCCCTCATCGGGGTCTCCATGCCCGTCTTCTGGTTCGGCCTCCTGGCCATCCTCATCTTCTCCGTGGAGCTGGGCTGGTTTCCCGTGGCGGGGAAAGGCACCTTGGCCCACCTGGTCCTTCCCGCCATTACCCTGGGAGTGAACGCCACCGCCCTCCTGGCCCGCATGACCCGGGGAGCCCTCCTCGAGGTCCTCTCCCAGGACTACATCCGCACCGCCCGGGCCAAGGGCCTGGCCGAACGGGTGGTCATCTTTAAGCATGCGCTACGCAACGCCTTAATTCCCGTGGTCACCGTGGCCGGGCTAGAGTTCGGAAGCCTCTTGGCAGGAGCGGTGATCACGGAAACCATCTTCGCCTGGCCGGGCCTTGGACAGCTTTTGGTGGGCTCCATCCTTGCCCGGGACTACCCTGTGGTGCAGGGAGCCGTGCTTCTCGTGGCCACCACCTTCATCCTGGTAAACCTACTGGTGGACCTGCTTTACGCCTGGATCGACCCACGGGTGCGCTATGACTAG
- a CDS encoding ABC transporter permease: MTRPWRRFKRSRLAQAGLLLLSLYLLGALLAPFLAPYSPYTQDLRSTYVPPLAGISLRGPKGELGLYVSPVYRHPLEGIQVNWQEKYPLRLLVRGEEWRWLGFSGNLHLFGVEGPVRFYLLGTDEQGRDLFSRILYGIPISLTIGLVAVGIGLLLGVPLGALSAYLGGRVDLLVQRLVDVMLAFPGILLAIVLVAILGPGLGNAMIAVGIAAVPIYARLIRGVVLSLKALDYVEAARALGASDTRILLRHILPNALGPILIQSSLQMAIAILFAAGLGFLGLGARPPEPEWGLMLARGREYLAVAPHVATFPGLAIVGLVLAFNLLGDALRDALDPRSR; encoded by the coding sequence ATGACTAGACCCTGGCGACGCTTTAAGAGGAGCCGTCTAGCCCAGGCTGGGCTTCTCCTCCTAAGCCTTTACCTCTTGGGAGCCCTCCTTGCCCCCTTCCTCGCCCCCTACTCTCCCTACACCCAGGATCTCCGTTCCACCTACGTGCCCCCTCTGGCAGGGATAAGCCTTAGAGGACCCAAGGGGGAGCTGGGGCTATACGTAAGCCCCGTTTACCGTCACCCCCTAGAAGGAATTCAGGTAAACTGGCAGGAAAAGTACCCCCTGCGCCTTCTGGTCAGGGGAGAAGAGTGGCGCTGGTTGGGTTTTTCCGGAAACCTCCACCTCTTTGGGGTGGAAGGCCCTGTCCGTTTCTACCTCCTCGGTACCGACGAGCAGGGACGGGACCTCTTCTCCCGCATCCTCTACGGGATACCCATCTCCCTTACCATCGGCCTGGTGGCCGTAGGGATCGGCCTGCTCCTGGGCGTGCCCCTAGGAGCCCTCTCCGCCTACCTGGGGGGGCGGGTAGACCTTCTGGTCCAACGGCTGGTAGACGTGATGCTGGCCTTCCCTGGAATTCTCCTGGCCATCGTCCTGGTGGCCATCCTGGGACCAGGGCTGGGCAACGCCATGATCGCAGTAGGTATCGCCGCGGTTCCTATCTACGCGCGCCTGATCCGGGGAGTGGTTCTCTCCCTCAAGGCCCTGGACTATGTGGAAGCGGCCAGGGCACTGGGAGCCAGCGACACACGCATCCTCCTCCGCCATATCCTCCCCAACGCCTTAGGCCCCATCCTGATCCAGTCCAGCCTACAAATGGCCATCGCCATCCTCTTCGCCGCCGGGCTGGGCTTTTTGGGCCTCGGTGCTAGGCCCCCTGAACCCGAGTGGGGACTGATGCTGGCCCGGGGAAGGGAGTACCTGGCTGTGGCCCCCCATGTG